The following DNA comes from Gambusia affinis linkage group LG21, SWU_Gaff_1.0, whole genome shotgun sequence.
CTCTAACCTACCTGTTGTCTCAGTTCCTTTGTGTACCTGTCCTGCTGCAGAGGCGACGGATGACTCGACTCTACATTAGACGAGACAcgacaatgtggaaaaaaatggaaaaacagccaaaacGCAAACTTGTGGCCAGAAGTGATTAAGCAGAGACCTTGCAGAGAAATTGGAGACTCTAGTTCTGCTCCCAGAGAGGTCGTCCTCTTATTATTAAAGCTGCGCATTTGATACAGGTCACCTGGAAACAGAGatagaaaatgaacaaattaagaGTTCCACACCTAAATGTTCAGCTACGGTTTACGTGCaatacaagaaaaagaaaatagatctCAGCACAGATCAAATTTTAGTTATAATGAAGGATCTGCAGATGCACTAAATTCTGACTTGCTGCTTTGTAAAGCAAAACTtgcagacagaaaatatttatttaaacaaatgatgaatgaataaatctaacaaaagaaaaaaaaaacgcttcaGGTTCCAGTCAACTTACTAACAAGGTTTCCGTGTTTGTCTCTAATTGGAGCTCCTCCTCCGCCTTTTCCCCAGGGGTCGTACACCGCCAGTTCACCCTCCAGCTGAGCAgcctctctcctcttcttctctttctctcttcttgtgCATCCTTCCTTTTCTGTAACCTGAACAGAGAACGCCCGGATGTTCTGTCCCAGTCACCGATGCGGCGCTGTGTAGTGAACAcggggtttgttttttttctttgagataCAGTAATTATTGACCTGCGGCCTTGGTGCCTCTCTGCAGCTCTCGGTGCTCTCGCTCCTTTGGGAAGTCTCACATGTCTCCTTCTGATGAGCTCCTCCATGCGTCCCATCTGTGAAGATAATTCAAAATAAGATACGACTAACTAAAATAGCATAACGATTTTGTGACCTGGTACTGAGTTATTGCTAGTAATGTTACTCtaatatcaacatttgttttaatataagatgaaaaaagtgaaaagtattaaatatttctaaacagaaccTGCTTTATAAAAAGGAGAACAGTCGGGTTTTACGTCAGTAACAGTAGATAAATGAGCATTTTAAACACTACTTCCTGCAtcttgcaaaactatttatactccctgatttattttcatgttttcatgctacaaataatcatttgtattttatgaagATTTTGGTGGTAGATCAACACAAACTAGCGCAAACTagtgcataataataataaggcagaaagaaaaggacatatagttttccaacattttttacaattaaaaaaatctgaaaagtacgGTGTGCATTTCTCTGATACCTGATACctctaataaaactaaaaacccaGAGCAACTCCCGCCTTCAGACGCTACAAGGTTATTAAATAGTCTGCCTgcatgtaatttaatctcagtataaagtCTCCTGTTCTGTGGATGCTGTTGCTCCTTCTGTGGCATCCGAGGTGCACAAAGGATCACAGATCCTTCCTTACAGCAGCTGTTGTGTTAGGATTCATAATCATCACTGCTCCAAACTTAAATGCAGCAAGCGTTTTACCTTCTTGCcttatttgtacagtttttctATTTCCTCAAAgtgatctgttgtttttttaacacatcatCTCTATCTTGAAACATGGTGGTTGCACCATGCTGCTATGTTGAGGAGGTTCCTCCGCAGGGATGGGGAAaatgaatggagctaaatacagggcaatacctgaagaaaatgtgttagAGCATGTAAAGGACTTCAGCCTTGAAAGCACAGTCTTCttccaacagaacaaaaaaatgtttgcaggttattgtaattaaaacagaaaaactgaacacattGGCAGCCATCTTATCCTCCAGTCAAAGTGAGCCGGTGTCCTGTTACGGTTAGTTTCTCTTATCAAACACACCTGAAGCAAATAATTATGCCATTCACAGAACTGGACTGAACACTGAGGTGATTATCTATTTGATTCAGATATGTTGCGCCATGAACACaactaagagctgcaggactcTGGGCCTCGAGTTCTGGGCTGTAACAATCCTTTAGGGTATTCAATACTGTAAAAACTGTCTTTAAGACACCACGACAAACACACCAATCGCACTTACACGGCAGCGCCTGCATGACTGAATGATGTGACTGTGATACATTACTCAGATATTGGTTAGAATAAGGATCCCGCATTCTGGGTCCTTCATACCGGCTTGCGTCACCGTTGGAAACTATATGAGATTCAGGAGAAACCACAGGGAccctgcaaaacacacacacataaaatgtGCAACCAGTTCACTTCGGTATTCATTTTACTCTTacataatgaaaaaaagcaactgCTAGCTACCATGGGATGGCCACCTGCCCTTGCATGCCAGGGAAGGTGTTGTAATAATTGAACGGTGGGACCACTTGCACCGCTCCCATCCCACACAGAGGCAATGTGTTCCCTGGCAGCTGATTGAAGTTTGGACCGAAGTTCATCAGGGGATTGTATCCAAGAGTTCTGGGTTGTGAGCTTTCAGAGAGATTGTCACGTTTAGGATCAAACCCCGAGGTGTCAGAAACATCCTGTTCCAAGCACTGGTGCTGATGAAATGCAGCCCCAATCTGCTGTTTGAGAAATAATACATCATGACTGAACAGTTAGTCAACCTGAAATGgatgttttagctttttctgtaaatgcaGTTGGTCTACCTCTTTCTCAGGAGTTGTGGCTTCAGCGGCACCAAGCTTCAGCACAGATTTCTTCTCCCTGATGACAAAAGATATTTAGAAACCGTCACATGTTGACACCCAGCCCGAGTTCATTACGCATCCACTTAACCCTAAAATGCTATGAGACACACGAAGCAATatataaattcttttttttttttttagatgatcTCCTGCGTTTGATTGAATTCACTTTTACTAGGAGTGGTAAAGAGGATTAAATTATAACTGCctcaataaaaaccttttcttgtttttctgttgctctgCCATTTGTCTCAGTAGTTCCTGCTTGTACTTCTCCTTCTTCATTTGAATAATGCTTCGTTCCTCGACTGCCCCTGCATTGAGAACAACAGATAATCCATCAACAACACATCCATCAATGGATATCCCTTGAAGCACTAACAACAGTGGATCTTACCGATCATTAGTCCAGTTGCGAGCTCTTTCTCAACTTTGTTGGCAGTAGGTGTGGATTTTGCTGTTGTCTTCAGGTTCTGTGGTGTTTGACTAATGCTGAGCAAAGATATAAAGAATTGCGACTTGCTTAAACAGTTgagcattttccatttttttaaggAAGTGCTTTGTTGGCTACGAAAGTTTGTGAAGTGTGTTTTTGATGCCACAATGTCGGAAAAACTAATCTGTGCATTGCAGGAGCAGAAAGTCGTAACTCAGCAACAGCTTGAAGCGGTTACCTTATTATTATAAGGATATGAGTtgctatttttgtattttgtcgtGCTTTATTTCTTcgacaatgacaataaaaggaattctgattctgattttactttaaagtaaagtatttttaacatCAAGCCATCAATAGAAGTCAAGGTTGCTTACTCCGCCTTCCAGATCTCGTTGCTGTTGTTATGATCTCGAATGGCCAGGGCCTCCATTTCCTGTAAGTCTCGCAAATCTCTGCCATAAGCCGAGATTTGcgagacaaaacaaaagtgaattCAGTCAAGATGCTATGAACCAATCCCTAATGAAACCCTGTTGAAGTTCAAAGTCATTTTTGACCAGAAATAAAAGCAGTACCTCTTCTGTCCATGGTCAGGGGTTCCCCATTCCTCTTTGCACTCCTGCTCATTCGTGCTTCTGCCTCGCCTCCTCCGGCGTATGAAGTCAtactcctcctcatcctctgtgttcagctcctcctcagagctgtaCGTCTTTCTCGGCTGATGAACTTCCCATCTCTTTCGCCTCCAGGAGCAGGGACTCCTGGTGTCTGGGCTTCTTCTGTAGTCTCCTGCCTCGGTCAGAGTGGCAGCATTTTTCACGGATACGGGACTCTCCCTCTGATGGGGCGGAGTGCTGGTCTGGGTACTTATGAAGGACGGAGCAGAGCCAGGACTAGTTATGCATACAGCATCTGATGCTTGATGTTCTGGCTGAAAACGATACATTATGTGGAAATTAAGTTACATTTCTTAAGGTTAGCACTTAAGGATGTATTTTTCTACTCATACCTTAGAGGTAACTGGATGTGCTCCCTTCTTTGACCTTCTGTTTTGAGCTTGCTCCTGGAGGAAAAGGTTGtattctctctgtctctcttctcTCAGTCGTTCCTATGGcaaattgaaagaaaacaaatgcagtacttttatttaaaagtattcatacctctgaATGTATTTGCTATGTATTGGACATGTGCTTATATgtgatatttcaaaacaaagtagcaaataaatatatagtgGAAAGACAAATaagcttttaacattttttccaagtgaaaaccagaaaaatgtaCAGAACAATCACCCACTTTTACTGATACCTTCTCCTCGATAGGTAAGGAGAAACCCTGCTGCTCCTCACGCACATGACTTTTACAATCCTTTTTCTGAAGAAAgtagagcaaaacaaaacagtcatttGAATCCACATACGCTTAGCAAGAAAGGTAAGGAGTTGTGAACATATTGAAAGGCTTATTTAATTAGTAAAGAAAATTATCAGACCTTGGCAGCATAATCTTTGtactccagctgcagctccagcagcaacttctgcttcttcttttcatAATCTCTTCCCAGAGCAGCTATTCCTGAATCTGGAAAATACATCTTATGTAGCACTTTGCTAGGCTACCGTATAATACCACAATTAATACAGCTTGAACACTTTCAGAGAGTTGGATAATACCTGTGTCAAGATTGTGGGTTATTTCCTGAGCTGCTGACGCGGATGGAGGCATGCTGGAGACTTATTTATTGCGCAACATCAATCTTTGACTGTAtaagacaaacacaaactaaGTATTCAACACTGCTTGAATATATTTCAAAGCTGCTGTTATGAAGGACATACCTCGGTTTGTTTGTCTGGGTGGTCTGTCTGTTCCTGCGTCATTGTACTCGAGAAATGTCCCGCTGTCGTTTAtgaacacaaaagaaattagTCTTTCTCCATAATAGCCAACTGAAACGAGCGTCTTAGTTTTAAAGAGTTATTGGTCCGTTTTATAAACGCAAATGAGAAATCCGCTTAATCGAGGCGCAATGGATGAAGCGTTGCGCGTTGCTACGGGCAACCATGACACTATGTCCCGACAGACTCACTGCAGTTACTAGCaagaaactgtaaacaaaaccaaaattagactaaaataaaataaaaactaaaagtaacaaaacatttttttaaaaagaaaaatataagcggttttgtcaaaaaacagagagaatgtgttttttaatataattgttttgttcattttcaccTTTCTCTTATGGCCCTGTAGTAAAGATATTAACACTCCTTGCCATATTTTCTCAATTAATGCATGTACATAGtgacaattaaaaaacagctgtttattaaaGTAATGCTGACAGATTCAAAGAGATTCAAAGGATAATAGTTGACAAATTTGAGGAAAATCTTTTACGTTTCGAGGTATGAGCAAAACCGCCGCTAGATGGCAGTGTATCCTTAACAGTCAGTTGCTGTCTTCTATGGACTATACCATCTGTTGGTGATGATAGTAATTTAAGAAGAGTAATCCATACACTAGTTATTATAACTCGTAGTGAATCACATGAATATCTTAAATATTacgtttttaaatgaaaatcataTCACCGATTAATTAGCTGTAGATTTCTGAAGCACTACGACCAACAGTTTGTAGTATTGGCATGTTGGTTTCGTCCAACTGTCATGGCTTCCTGAGCGAGTGAATGCAAGGCCCCAACAATCTTTGAAGAAACTCCAGTTTTCGTCTCTTATTTGAGGAGgaattttggttttttttacacatcaggTGTCGAGATTGGCCGTTAAATTTCACCATGGCCGGGAGCAGCACGGCTCAGAAAACCTGGGAGCTCTCCAACAGAATGCAAGAGGTGCAGAGCATCGATGAAATttacaaatatgacaaaaaacaacagcaggaaATCCTCGCCGCGAAGCCATGGACGAAGGAGTATGTTtgattgtgttgtttgtttttactgagcATTTATGTAAATCGATGTTTGGGCTACTTTGTGTGGTGTTTATTCTGTTAGTTCTGGTTAAGTTAAAGCATAGCTAGTTAAAAGCTAACATGCTGATTTTCCACTGCAACAGCACTTTGTTTGTTTACAAGGGTCTACATTTGTGTTGTGGCTTCAGTAAACATATCCTGAGGCAAGAGATCACCTAGATCTGGAGTATTTATCTcacttttggagaaaaaaaaacattgtacatAGAACGAGCATTTTTGTAGCCATTTACCTTCAAAATGTGAATATAATTCAACATAGGCTATCAGTATTTGATTATGGTTATAAAATGAGAGTACGACTTAGAGAAGTGATGcattaaatcatatttactgtaaaaacagtttaaatagatAGAGTGCTTATTTGTGattgattatttgtgtttccaGTCACCACTACTTCAAGTACTGCAAGATCTCAGCTCTGGCCCTGCTGAAGATGGTGATGCACGCCCGCTCCGGTGGAAACCTGGAGGTGATGGGTCTCATGCTGGGGAAGGTGGACGGAGAAACCATGATCATTATGGACAGCTTTGCACTGCCAGTGGAAGGGACAGAAACCAGAGTCAATGCCCAGGCTGCAGCCTATGAATACATGGCCGCCTACATTGAAAATGCCAAACAGGTAAGAAAAATCCATAACATGCAGGTTTAAAAAATTAGTGCACTAAAACTTTCTGTGGATTGCTACcagatttttctgttcatttgaaTTCTGtgtataaatgaatgaatttgttattgtgattGAAGAATAGTTTAGTAACTAACTTCTTGATCAGAGTGCTTTGTCTTAGATGGAACAACCAAACTATAAAATAAGCCACTTCAAGGTAAAACTTGccttaataatttaataaaccCTAGAGCTTACAGACTTCTTGTACAGCAGTAGAAGAAGTCTGTACTTGTACTTGCTAAAACAAGTTTCAAGTTTTAGTACTTGCTGTACTAAAACTTGAAACTTGGGTTTCAAGTTTTAGAAAGACAAGTTTCTAAAActtatgttttagaaaacacaagTTTAGAAAACTTAGACTTTAGAGAAGCTAACATGATGGGGTTACCACACCCTTTCACTATCAACCTTTGTAAATGGTTAATATTTTAATACcataaacttaattttaaagttCTCTATCCTATTCCCATGTGCGACATTTCTAGCTAACAGGCTAattcttcctgttttatctgtcccagaaggtttgtggtttttaaaatgttcttgtacaTTACAGTTAATGGCATCTAAGGATGTATAAAAAGCTTCAAAAGAAACTCTCCAAGTAAAACATTAAGAACAATTCAAATGTCAATTTCAGTACTTTTAGTCAGTCGGCAGGATGTTGGTAATTataagaatatattttcagttattttttgcCCCAAATAAATCAGTAATTTCTATCTCATAGATTTTACAAAACTTTTGAATGGTAATCAATAACTTCTTGTCTCTCTGTGTCGTATAGATTTTATGCGAAACTTTGGTgaattttcatttgaaactcTAGAAAAGGGGAAAGACATGGAAACATGCCTTTCACATCAGAAAAAATCTGTAGGGTACAAAACAATGATATCTATATTCgacttttacataaaaaactaaaataaactcttaaactAACAACGATTATGCCAAGGTAGACTTTTTTTGTCTGACGTAATTTCTAATCAAAGACgatgttttagtattttgttgCCATCAGTATTGCTGTAAGTTTAACTTTTCAATATTATGCCTGTAATCTGTTGTGTTAGGTCGGTCGGTTGGAAAATGCTATCGGCTGGTACCACAGTCACCCAGGCTACGGATGCTGGCTGTCGGGCATAGACGTCAGCACTCAGATGCTCAACCAGCAGTTTCAGGAACCTTTTGTGGCGGTTGTGGTaagccataaaaaaaacccttttattTACATACGATCTTTATAAAGTCATTGAAAAGTTGTAAATTTACTTATCTTAATTTTACACTTTAGggcttaaatatttcattaaaaggtCTTGAAATATATTGACTTCAGTCTTAAATTTGTACATTTGATGATTTGCAGCTCAAGATGCAGGAAGGCGAAAAGCCCTCTCACATCAGACATTCAGCTTTTCCTGCAGAAATGTTCTGCAGCTCAATCTGCTTTATTGTATTATCagtaattaaaatcaaaaaatttttaTGTTCCACTTTAAGCTCTTTCttcaaaagaaagtttttatcttaaaagacTTGACTCTAAAAGATTGATTCTTATAGTTTGGTATTaccaaaatacacaaatttccAATTTAGAAAAGTGAATTTAAATGATGGAGTGGCTCATATATAAActaaaaagttgctaaataagCTACTGATTCTAATTTTAAGTCACTTATGCAGGTCTTAAATTCCAATTATCTTTGTATTAACTTTTAAGTCCCTGAAACTTTCAGAATccctgattttaaaaaaaaacacacacaacttgTGTAACTGAGAAGATTTCTTTATGTCTCAGTGCAGCTTTGTAAGTTGCTCcgtacattttttgttgtagttgttgCAAACACATTTCCTTTGTACACCTCATTTGGTTCAGCATTGCTTAAAGGCTGGCGGCGTCGTATAACGAAGTGTGTATTTTCAGCACACTGACAGCCAGAGTGGGAGGCCCTCGGGGGGCAGATTTGAGCGGTCCCAGGAGGATCTCACGACCTCTGACTTTGTTTCCCCCCTTTCTACTGTAGATCGACCCGACTCGGACTATTTCCGCAGGGAAGGTCAACCTCGGTGCCTTTAGGACATACCCAAAGGTAAAGCAAAGACATTTCCTGAACCAGTTCGTTTTCtgtttcaatttttatttattttagtaattttatttttttcttcttattattatttatattgtttataaatgtaaataatcaaCCTTGAATTTATAGGGTTACAAACCTCCAGATGAAGGGCCGTCAGAATATCAGACAATCCCTCTGAATAAGATAGAGGATTTCGGTGTGCACTGTAAACAGTGAGTACATCTGGGTTTAAAATGTTGCTCTTGGATTCTGATTCTGCCCTCCCGGCTCATATTTTTCCTCATACGTGTCCTATTCAGATATTACGCCCTGGAGGTGACTTACTTCAAGTCTTCCCTTGATAGAAAGCTCCTGGAACTCCTCTGGAATAAATACTGGGTCAATACCTTAAGTTCTTCCAGCCTGCTGACGGTATGTAAGCAACTTCAAGAATCAAAATGCGCGCTAATTGTTTGGCATTTTGATTTATGGTTAATTATTAGACTATAACTCACTTGGACATGTGTTCGCCATCTTGTGATGTTGTGATTTATTACCGCATATTAGCTAAGTCCCCGTGTTTGTTGGCTTTAGTAATAAGCTGTATGTGAACTTTTTAACACAGTTTAGAAGTAAAGTTGGATGAGTGTCTTCCCCCCCTCCCTCCACAGTTTGGTCTGAATATTGAAAACCCATGATGCCAATTTGCATTTGGTTGTAACTTTGTCCTGCGCTCCTCTAAATACCTTCAACAGACATCAGGCTTATCCAAGCAGGGACCTTTTTGACGTTGTGGAGGAAGATGAATTGACTAGATGTCAAGAACAAGCTGCTCCACGGGTGACAGGCTTTGTCAGTTGCTACACTGTCCTCCTCGTCAGGGCCCCCCGAGTCATTGTGTTTTAATTACCTTCTCTACTATAAACACGACCTCACCTTAAGCAAACGTTTCGCCGACGTTCAGCCATTCACCACGGCTCGCAAAGTGTTTTCAGCAGCTTGTTGGGCAGATTAGTTGCTGTTCTTTATGTGGAAAAATCTGCTCTCTGGGTTTTTTGTTGGCAAATTCTGCATGGGGTGGTTTCTTTGTGTGTAAGTGAATGTTTGCTTGCTGGACGCTCAGAACTCGGACTACACCACGGGCCAGGTGTTCGACCTGTCGGAGAAGCTGGAGCAATCGGAGGCCCAGCTGGGCAGAGGCAGCTTCATGCTCGGCCTCGACACGCATGACAGGAAATCCGAGGACAAGCTGGCCAAAGCAACGCGAGACAGGTGGATatctttccattttaaaaaatccgttgcacttttgctttaaataatttatgtttgacTTAATTACCTAACTTGCCTTGCAAATGTAGTCAAACTCGTAACATAAGCTATATAGTAACGGAGATTCTTTCTTAACTATTTGCAAGTAAAATTATGAAAGTTATATTAAAGTTATTGGAGTATTTCAATTAATACTTTTGCagcaatgttgtttttcagattacTGGAAATCTATAAAATGCAACCCCATAGTACTATGTTGCCACCACCATTATGTTAGTCTTATGTTTTCCATGTATGTCAAAACGTTTAAAATTTGTCATAGTAAGTAGGTGACTTCTGCAGGCAACTGGGTGCACTCTGGTTCATTTAGAGTTATCATAGTGTAGTGAATTGAAATAGAAAATGCATTCTTcatttttcagatctttatGTGTCAATTGTCAAAAACAATGCATCTTTTCCTTACACTAACTATATTTTTACATGGCCTGTAACTTAAAATCAAATTGTTTGATAATATGGAATAATTTTAAACTCCATacatctgctttttaaaatatttaaacagattaGAGTCATTATACATTTGCTCTGCAACTGTGTATGTAAGAAactaaacaatatatttttatggaaGTCTATGGAGCGATTCTCATGCAGATGTAACGTTTCTGTACTGcctccctcctttttttttcttgtcactgACTGCtaatcttcatttttttcactccGCTTTCTTTCAGCTGCAAGACGACCATAGAGGCAATTCACGGCCTGATGTCCCAAGTCATTAAAGATAAACTCTTCAATCAAATCAACACATCCGCCAATTAACActgaaaacacagttttatctcaaaattatttcttgtgcatGACTGGCTGTACTCCTCCTTAGACTACCACCATTTCTGTTTGAGAGGGTTTTTGTTGAGcaaaactgcagtaaaaaaaaataaataaaaatattaaaggcaCCATCCTGcgtgaatatatttttatgtgatcTGTCACATTGCATCTGGTAAAGTGGATCATTTAAATAATCTAGTTCCATGTCCAAATACTCTAAATACACGGTGTATATTTAGGCCtctaaatgaaacatgttttaggGCAAATCCCTCtccagcaaaacatttaaataaccCACTGTGGTCACATTTGGCTCCCACAGCGTTACATAACCGAATGACGAACTCCAGCTCCTGCACAGGCTCAGCGGGGATCGCCCGCCCTGCCTGGGACGTCCCTGCGGGCTCACATGCTCCGCGCTGCTCGGCCCTCGGCGACAGACGCGCCGGCGATGCCGCCGGCTGCGGTGGAGGCGGTGATGCAGCGCAGAGGCACGAGCCGCGCACACAGGAGTCCATTCACCCCGGCGTGTCTGCTCTTCATCGAGGCGAACGTCCACCTTGTCTGcctcttttttccccactgacAGCTGTTTTGACTTGCGTTCGTGTCGTGTCTTGTTTTTCTGGTATTGTAATGGTTTAATGTGTATTTGTAACGTCATGTGTTGCGGAGGAGAGAATCCCGGCGGGGCAGTGGAGGAGATGCCTGGTGTTTCTCATGCACGTTTGCTGTGGCACAACTGCTTGTAATAATTTTCTTGAACTATTATCTAAATTGTCTTCAGGTTCAAGGTAGAAAAATGAACCCCGCtatattaaatttaatcaaGAATGTAAACTCGTTAAATAAGGTTTCTGCAAAAACCTACAGATTAGTTCATGCTTTTGCCAGATATAATTGCATGCATGTCTGTCATAGTGCTGATGaagtatttaaaatatgcagggcTAATATTGTTTTGCCGTATTCCCCATTCCTCATTATTTTAGATTCATCGAAACATACTGAACTTGTTCAGTGTGTAAACATAATGATTATCTCCAGATGGACATTTGCATGCATGACTAAAATTGCATTAGGAAAAGCCAAAAATCCATTAGccatatataattttttttgttttctttgtattttaactCCACAGTACGTCCCTATTCCTTCAAAGGGTGAATGCATTAAATGTTTGACGCTGCCATGAGTGCGGATGATTAATGAGATTAGTAGCTATCGATTACGGACACCGAAAGAAGGTCCTGTAGTTCAAATGTCCCAGGTAAGATGTTGAGATGTTTAGCTTGGGCTGGTGACAAATTAAGCAGCGATGTGTGTGAAGATGGAGAACGCAGCCCAAAAATGTGGAGGTACAACACTTCCTCTCCACCATGTGCTCCTGCATAAGTAGAGGGCGGTCCCTCCCCTAGGACGCTCAGGTCATGGCATGATGTAGATTAACAATGCAGGGGTCACTGCATGTGGTGGGTTCCTGACTCGGTgtgttttactgaaatattatCTCTGTAATGTAGCAATGACGGGGGAAATGTAAACTGCAAAAgagatacttaaaaaaaaagtttttaagtaGTTCCGCCTACgtataatgtataaaaatataactatTTGTTGTTAAACTCTCATTTGCCAAATTAACAATCCCACTTTGTCCATTCTACTTTAACTATTCCTCACACAATTCAGCATaagagaaaatttgttttttaaactatttc
Coding sequences within:
- the LOC122824606 gene encoding centrosome and spindle pole-associated protein 1-like isoform X2 gives rise to the protein MPPSASAAQEITHNLDTDSGIAALGRDYEKKKQKLLLELQLEYKDYAAKKKDCKSHVREEQQGFSLPIEEKVSVKERLREERQREYNLFLQEQAQNRRSKKGAHPVTSKPEHQASDAVCITSPGSAPSFISTQTSTPPHQRESPVSVKNAATLTEAGDYRRSPDTRSPCSWRRKRWEVHQPRKTYSSEEELNTEDEEEYDFIRRRRRGRSTNEQECKEEWGTPDHGQKRDLRDLQEMEALAIRDHNNSNEIWKADISQTPQNLKTTAKSTPTANKVEKELATGLMIGAVEERSIIQMKKEKYKQELLRQMAEQQKNKKREKKSVLKLGAAEATTPEKEIGAAFHQHQCLEQDVSDTSGFDPKRDNLSESSQPRTLGYNPLMNFGPNFNQLPGNTLPLCGMGAVQVVPPFNYYNTFPGMQGQVAIPWVPVVSPESHIVSNGDASRYEGPRMRDPYSNQYLNGTHGGAHQKETCETSQRSESTESCREAPRPQVTEKEGCTRREKEKKRREAAQLEGELAVYDPWGKGGGGAPIRDKHGNLVSDLYQMRSFNNKRTTSLGAELESPISLQESSHPSPLQQDRYTKELRQQLVNLFKQIEEGKRKKAEERERVRIAEENEEKKLAMERVRIQQQYEEEKRREKEMRSKGIQSNQAETHDVEKVLSKEQKNLNAPQRVRQNERQESPSIPTLHRKCTNAVTSPSSAVGPLNPRTLFLQREPSPPVPTLQRKQTSISPSPSSNMSSPTSRIERIVSAPSIQPVTERKPSIPAGQQEVIRELSTLRKFLRREQRQLELQLKEEAHHPHLHKH
- the LOC122824606 gene encoding centrosome and spindle pole-associated protein 1-like isoform X1 produces the protein MPPSASAAQEITHNLDTDSGIAALGRDYEKKKQKLLLELQLEYKDYAAKKKDCKSHVREEQQGFSLPIEEKVSVKERLREERQREYNLFLQEQAQNRRSKKGAHPVTSKPEHQASDAVCITSPGSAPSFISTQTSTPPHQRESPVSVKNAATLTEAGDYRRSPDTRSPCSWRRKRWEVHQPRKTYSSEEELNTEDEEEYDFIRRRRRGRSTNEQECKEEWGTPDHGQKRDLRDLQEMEALAIRDHNNSNEIWKADISQTPQNLKTTAKSTPTANKVEKELATGLMIGAVEERSIIQMKKEKYKQELLRQMAEQQKNKKREKKSVLKLGAAEATTPEKEQIGAAFHQHQCLEQDVSDTSGFDPKRDNLSESSQPRTLGYNPLMNFGPNFNQLPGNTLPLCGMGAVQVVPPFNYYNTFPGMQGQVAIPWVPVVSPESHIVSNGDASRYEGPRMRDPYSNQYLNGTHGGAHQKETCETSQRSESTESCREAPRPQVTEKEGCTRREKEKKRREAAQLEGELAVYDPWGKGGGGAPIRDKHGNLVSDLYQMRSFNNKRTTSLGAELESPISLQESSHPSPLQQDRYTKELRQQLVNLFKQIEEGKRKKAEERERVRIAEENEEKKLAMERVRIQQQYEEEKRREKEMRSKGIQSNQAETHDVEKVLSKEQKNLNAPQRVRQNERQESPSIPTLHRKCTNAVTSPSSAVGPLNPRTLFLQREPSPPVPTLQRKQTSISPSPSSNMSSPTSRIERIVSAPSIQPVTERKPSIPAGQQEVIRELSTLRKFLRREQRQLELQLKEEAHHPHLHKH
- the LOC122824606 gene encoding centrosome and spindle pole-associated protein 1-like isoform X3, which translates into the protein MPPSASAAQEITHNLDTDSGIAALGRDYEKKKQKLLLELQLEYKDYAAKKKDCKSHVREEQQGFSLPIEEKVSVKERLREERQREYNLFLQEQAQNRRSKKGAHPVTSKPEHQASDAVCITSPGSAPSFISTQTSTPPHQRESPVSVKNAATLTEAGDYRRSPDTRSPCSWRRKRWEVHQPRKTYSSEEELNTEDEEEYDFIRRRRRGRSTNEQECKEEWGTPDHGQKRDLRDLQEMEALAIRDHNNSNEIWKADISQTPQNLKTTAKSTPTANKVEKELATGLMIGAVEERSIIQMKKEKYKQELLRQMAEQQKNKKREKKSVLKLGAAEATTPEKEQIGAAFHQHQCLEQDVSDTSGFDPKRDNLSESSQPRTLGYNPLMNFGPNFNQLPGNTLPLCGMGAVQVVPPFNYYNTFPGMQGQVAIPWVPVVSPESHIVSNGDASRYEGPRMRDPYSNQYLNGTHGGAHQKETCETSQRSESTESCREAPRPQVTEKEGCTRREKEKKRREAAQLEGELAVYDPWGKGGGGAPIRDKHGNLVSDLYQMRSFNNKRTTSLGAELESPISLQESSHPSPLQQDRYTKELRQQLVNLFKQIEEGKRKKAEERERVRIAEENEEKKLAMERVRIQQQYEEEKRREKEMRSKGIQSNQAETHDVEKVLSKEQKNLNAPQRVRQNERQESPSIPTLHRKCTNAVTSPSSAVGPLNPRTLFLQREPSPPVPTLQRKQTSISPSPSSNMSSPTSRIERIVSAPSIQPVTERKPSIPGQQEVIRELSTLRKFLRREQRQLELQLKEEAHHPHLHKH